Proteins from a genomic interval of Daphnia pulex isolate KAP4 chromosome 4, ASM2113471v1:
- the LOC124192236 gene encoding protein atonal-like produces the protein MSLEMYSQFGSSDLMGNADAHGYYAPAAYVVHDVYHHSTGFTAEEGVRISSSSNNNTSATNHGNNHGGNNNNSSASYDDTNCQSPVSAQSWASLRSPSSSPRLLTELTRTGNDPLPHSHQHSRLATPGPSSSTPIGSVDYCLLGMDGGGGPASVVASDDKYSASVATDQEESNAGEFGGPSSLWTDDGESEATMESNSAALESCASPSAEAKSSSSAQQKRQRKTRTPRTPKNNSGGSNSSSGSRRRSTKVPTVEVVKKRRLAANARERRRMNSLNDAFERLREVVPALGSDRKLSKFETLQMAQTYIGALAELLTRH, from the coding sequence ATGTCTTTGGAAATGTACTCTCAGTTCGGCTCCAGTGATCTGATGGGCAACGCGGACGCTCATGGATATTACGCGCCGGCCGCCTACGTCGTTCACGACGTTTACCACCACTCGACGGGTTTTACGGCCGAGGAAGGCGTCCGCAtcagtagcagcagcaacaacaataccAGCGCTACCAACCACGGAAACAATCAtggcggcaacaacaacaacagctcgGCTTCTTACGACGACACGAATTGCCAGAGTCCCGTCTCGGCTCAGTCGTGGGCCAGTCTGAGGTCACCCAGTTCATCTCCGCGGCTGCTGACGGAATTGACGCGGACCGGCAACGACCCGCTGCCGCATTCGCATCAGCACAGCCGACTGGCCACTCCGGGACCTTCCAGCAGCACCCCCATCGGATCCGTCGATTATTGCCTACTGGGCATGGATGGCGGCGGTGGTCCGGCGTCGGTGGTGGCGTCCGACGACAAGTACAGCGCGTCCGTCGCCACCGATCAGGAAGAATCGAACGCCGGCGAGTTTGGCGGCCCTTCGTCCTTGTGGACGGACGACGGCGAGTCGGAAGCGACGATGGAATCCAATTCGGCAGCGCTGGAATCTTGCGCCAGCCCATCGGCCGAAGCcaaatcgtcgtcgtccgcCCAGCAGAAACGGCAGCGCAAGACGCGGACGCCGCGGACGCCGAAAAACAACAGCGGCggaagcaacagcagcagcggaagTCGACGTCGCTCGACCAAAGTGCCGACCGTCGAGGTGGTCAAGAAGCGCCGGTTGGCCGCCAACGCCAGAGAACGGCGGCGCATGAACAGCCTGAACGACGCCTTCGAGAGACTCCGAGAGGTCGTGCCCGCGCTGGGCAGCGACCGCAAACTTTCGAAGTTCGAAACGCTTCAAATGGCACAGACTTACATCGGCGCCTTGGCCGAACTTCTCACGAGGCACTGA
- the LOC124192223 gene encoding cyclin-H-like has translation MFATSTQRSFWMFKDENDVSNARLSANIKYISSRGRNMTVEEQELHFLNVTEEKILIMSYEYQLRDFCRKFLPPMPRYVIGTALHYLKRFYVNNSVMDYPPKEILVTCVYLACKVEEFNVSMDQFVGNLKGDREKAASIILNNELLLMQQLDYQLTVHNPFRPLEGLMIDMKTRFPTFSDPERLRSGIDEFLEQVFYTDAILIYSPSQISLAAIIHSASTSKENVDEYITKILFSEDQKRLLNLIEAVKKIRVMVRNVQTPHRDVIKALEKKLQLCCNPDNNSESPAFKKRMKQSFDDEESFEDGQYPSANSDQVRSMLMGMSEMGKI, from the exons ATGTTTGCAACGAGTACCCAGCGTAGTTTTTGGATGtttaaagatgaaaatgaTGTTTCTAATGCCCGGCTCAGTGCCAacataaaatatatttcaagCCGAGGGAGAAATATGACT GTTGAAGAGCAAGAACTCCATTTTTTGAACGTGACagaggaaaaaattttgattatgaGTTATGAATACCAGCTCAGAGACTTTTGCAGAAAATTCCTCCCTCCTATGCCTCGCTATGTGATAGGAACAGCTTTGCACTACCTAAAGCGTTTCTATGTCAACAATTCTGTCATGGACTATCCACCCAAAGAGATCCT TGTTACTTGTGTCTACTTGGCTTGCAAAGTGGAAGAGTTCAATGTTTCTATGGATCAATTTGTCGGTAACCTGAAAGGAGACAGAGAAAAGGCTGCTTCCATTATTTTGAACAATGAACTTCTTCTAATGCAACAACTTGACTATCAATTGACTGTCCATAATCCTTTTCGACC GCTTGAAGGCTTGATGATTGACATGAAAACAAGATTTCCAACCTTCAGTGACCCTGAGAGACTGAGATCAGGAATTGATGAATTCCTCGAACAAGTTTTTTACACTGACGCTATTTTGATCTACTCCCCGTCTCAAATTTCTCTGGCAGCCATCATTCATTCCGCGAGCACTTCTAAGGAAAATGTCGACGAATACATTacgaaaattttgttttccgaaGACCAGAAACGCTTATTAAATCTCATAGAAGCAGTGAAAA AAATCCGTGTGATGGTGCGGAACGTTCAAACACCTCATCGAGATGTCATCAAAGCTTTGGAAAAGAAGCTTCAACTCTGCTGCAATCCCGACAACAACAGTGAAAGCCCAGC ATTCAAGAAGAGGATGAAGCAATCTTTTGACGACGAAGAATCTTTCGAAGATGGCCAGTATCCGTCCGCCAACTCAGATCAAGTTCGCAGTATGTTAATGGGAATGTCCGAAATGGGTAAAATTTAA
- the LOC124193278 gene encoding keratin-associated protein 19-2-like, giving the protein MVARYTSIVSIAVILCLACGVQAGTPLVGYGSNTFNEIFSTGFQNGLGGYGAGTVAGAIGAYGQFTGIGTVGVGQALTAGKGYNPYAGGGGSGGNGFGGFGTGQTGNYH; this is encoded by the exons ATGGTTGCCAGATATACCAGCATCGTTTCCATC GCTGTCATTCTTTGCTTGGCTTGCGGAGTACAAGCCGGTACCCCTCTTGTCGGATATGGAAGTAACACTTTCAATGAAATATTCTCCACCGGATTTCAAAACGGCCTAGGTGGCTATGGAGCTGG TACTGTTGCCGGAGCCATTGGTGCCTACGGTCAATTCACTGGAATCGGTACCGTTGGAGTTG GTCAAGCGCTGACTGCCGGAAAAGGCTACAACCCCTACGCCGGCGGTGGTg GCTCTGGCGGCAATGGTTTCGGTGGTTTCGGAACTGGGCAAACTGGTAACTACCACTAA
- the LOC124193276 gene encoding xaa-Pro aminopeptidase 1-like, whose protein sequence is MAAKQTTQILKRLRSLMKDTTFVTEAIQAYIVPSGDAHQSEYLADSDQRRAFVSGFTGSAGTAVITETDACLWTDGRYFNQAEKQLDANWTLMKEGIPTTPTQGAWLAKTLPVGSKVGVDPRLFSKDQWTPLSKTLKSNGHILVPVERNIVDAIWDDKPPPPSHVIQPLGIEFTGKSWQDKVKDVIQEMDAKNCSLLLLTALDDIAWLLNLRGSDIQYNPVFFSWALVKTNGEIHLFVDPSKVTLSVRQHLNLEADVEMAELVSSQTNNNVLAILHPYEDVDGFLAAEIPQQPKKIWISDKSAVAFSNLVAEDILCSDVSPVVFMKAIKNPVEMAGMENAHIKDAAALCCFFAWLEKEVESQRVVTEISAADKLAGFRAEQADFVGLSFDTISSSGSNAAIIHYKPSPETDRPINDREIYLCDSGGQYKDGTTDVTRTVHFGCPTPFERQCFTRVLKGQMSLATCLFPSKIKGNVLDVLARKALWDVGLDYLHGTSHGVGHYLCVHEGPMGISWRVYPDDPGLSENMVLSNEPGFYQDGEFGIRIENLVKIVPAKPENNFKDRKFCTFENLTFVPIQQKMIIAEMLTKEEVAYIDQYHTQCRDKVAPLLQKMNKKEGLNWLMRETEPVG, encoded by the exons ATGCACATCAG AGTGAATATTTAGCTGACAGTGATCAGCGTAGGGCTTTTGTCTCTGGGTTTACTGGTTCAGCTGGTACGGCTGTCATAACAGAAACAGATGCATGCCTGTGGACTGATGGCCGTTACTTCAATCAAGCTGAGAAACAATTGGATGCAAATTGGACATTAATGAAAGaag GTATACCTACTACTCCAACTCAAGGAGCTTGGCTTGCCAAAACATTACCAGTAGGATCAAAAGTTGGTGTGGATCCAAGACTATTTTCCAAAGACCAATGGACTCCTTTATCAAAAACTCTAAAATCCAATGGCCACATTCTGGTTCCAGTGGAAAGGAATATAGTAGATGCCATTTGGGATGATAAACCCCCACCTCCATCCCATGTTATTCAACCTCttggaattgaatttactg GTAAATCTTGGCAAGACAAAGTTAAAGATGTCATTCAAGAAATGGATGCCAAAAACTGTTCCTTGTTATTGCTGACTGCTCTTGATGATATTGCAT GGTTGCTAAACTTACGTGGTTCGGATATTCAGTACAATCCTGTATTTTTCTCGTGGGCGCTGGTCAAAACGAATGGAGAAATTCATTTATTCGTCGACCCATCTAAAGTGACACTCTCGGTTAGACAGCATTTAAATCTGGAAGCTGACGTTGAAATGGCAGAACTGGTTTCGTCTCAGACCAACAACAATGTATTGGCTATTCTACACCCGTACGAGGATGTTGACGGATTCTTGGCTGCTGAA ATTCCACAGCAACCGAAGAAGATCTGGATAAGCGACAAAAGTGCAGTCGCATTTTCAAATCTAGTTGCTGAAGATATCCTTTGTAGTGATGTGTCGCCTGTTGTTTTCATGAAAGCGATCAAGAATCCAGTCGAGATGGCCG GCATGGAAAACGCACACATCAAGGACGCAGCTGCTCTCTGTTGTTTCTTTGCTTGGTTGGAGAAAGAAGTTGAATCGCAGCGAGTTGTGACTGAAATATCTGCCGCCGATAAACTAGCTGGCTTTCGTGCTGAGCAAGCCGATTTTGTTGGTTTGAGTTTTGACACGATTAGTTCGTCGGGTTCCAACGCAGCTATCATTCATTACAAACCCAGTCCTGAGACGGACCGTCCCATTAATGATCGCGAAATTTACCTTTGTGATTCCGGTGGCCAGTACAAGGATGGCACAACTGACGTAACACGCACTGTACATTTTGGATGCCCTACACCCTTTGAGCGCCAATGTTTTACCCGCGTTCTGAAGGGTCAAATGAGTTTGGCTACCTGCCTTTTCCCATCCAAAATTAAA GGCAATGTATTGGATGTTTTGGCGCGCAAGGCTTTGTGGGACGTTGGCCTTGATTATCTTCATGGCACGAGTCACGGAGTTGGACATTACCTCTGCGTTCACGAAGGCCCAATGGGAATTTCTTGGAGAGTTTACCCAGACGATCCG GGTCTAAGCGAGAATATGGTTCTTTCAAATGAACCAGGTTTTTATCAAGACGGAGAATTCGGAATTCGCATcgaaaatttggttaaaatcGTGCCAGCCAAACCCGAGAACAATTTCAAAGACCGCAAATTTTGCACTTTTGAAAATCTAACTTTTGTCCCCATCCAGCAAAAGat GATCATTGCTGAAATGTTGACCAAGGAAGAG GTTGCTTACATCGACCAATACCATACCCAGTGTCGCGATAAAGTAGCGCCTCTTTTACAGAagatgaacaaaaaagaaggctTGAATTGGCTTATGAGAGAAACGGAACCGGTTGGCTAA